Proteins encoded in a region of the Anopheles aquasalis chromosome 2, idAnoAquaMG_Q_19, whole genome shotgun sequence genome:
- the LOC126571123 gene encoding elongation of very long chain fatty acids protein has product MAQILTNMHDWYRDLMDNQSDPRVAGWPMMSSPFPTLGLCIFYAYFSKSLAPKLMEKRKPMDLRNTLVVYNLFQTIFSTWIFYEYLQSGWGGQYSFRCQPVDYSDSPLALRMARTCWWYYISKFTEFFDTLFFILRKKTQHVSTLHVIHHGCMPFSVWMGMKFAPGGHSTFFAMLNSFVHIVMYFYYMVAALGPKYQKFIWWKKYLTAFQMAQFVAIFTHQFQLLFTDCDYPKGFMVWIGLHGIMFLFLFSDFYKQAYNKRVAGRAKREAEAAGLLKAHANGKLHDHHNGDVVNNNQGACMPVLNDDDELHQRKVTANGIYLNGGAKTANSYSNGNSNGFVESIQQSNGGIGENGGARVRKIQ; this is encoded by the exons ATGGCACAGATCCTGACAAACATGCACGACTGGTATAGGGACCTGATGGACAACCAGAGTG ATCCTCGGGTCGCCGGTTGGCCGATGATGTCCTCGCCCTTTCCCACTCTAGGCCTTTGCATATTCTATGCGTACTTTAGCAAATCGCTAGCACCAAAGCTGATGGAGAAGCGAAAACCGATGGACCTGCGGAACACGCTAGTCGTCTACAATCTCTTCCAGACCATCTTCAGCACCTGGATATTCTATGAG TATCTGCAAAGTGGATGGGGAGGACAGTACAGCTTCCGTTGCCAGCCGGTGGACTACTCGGACAGCCCACTTGCGCTACGG ATGGCACGGACCTGCTGGTGGTACTACATCTCGAAATTCACCGAGTTCTTCGACACGCTGTTCTTCATCCTGCGGAAGAAGACGCAGCACGTCTCAACCCTGCACGTCATCCACCATGGCTGCATGCCGTTCTCGGTGTGGATGGGCATGAAGTTCGCACCAG GTGGTCACAGTACGTTCTTCGCGATGCTTAACTCGTTTGTACATATTGTGATGTACTTCTACTACATGGTGGCCGCCCTCGGACCCAAGTACCAGAAGTTCATCTGGTGGAAGAAGTACCTCACCGCATTCCAGATG GCCCAGTTCGTTGCCATCTTTACGCACCAGTTCCAGCTGCTGTTCACCGACTGCGACTACCCGAAGGGTTTCATGGTGTGGATCGGGCTCCACGGTATcatgttcctgttcctgttctccGATTTCTACAAGCAGGCGTACAACAAGCGGGTCGCGGGTCGTGCCAAGCGGGAAGCGGAAGCGGCCGGTCTGCTGAAGGCGCACGCCAACGGAAAGCTGCACGATCACCACAACGGCGATGTGGTCAACAACAATCAGGGTGCTTGCATG CCCGTCctgaacgatgatgacgagctgcaccagcggaaggTGACCGCGAACGGGATCTACCTGAATGGTGGTGCCAAAACGGCGAATTCCTACAGCAATGGCAATTCGAATGGTTTTGTCGAATCGATCCAGCAGTCGAACGGTGGCATCGGCGAGAATGGTGGAGCGCGCGTCCGGAAGATACAATAA